AGAGTTCAGGTTCCTACATGAGTACTGACTCATCAGTCTCTGAACAGTAACTCACAATGTAACACAGTAAATTCCCCCAGCAGACAGCGATCAGTAATACGGCTCTCTCTGGAGTCTGTATGCTCAGTCTTTCAGCCTTACCATGAGAAAAAGAGTGAAATCATTAACTAACATAAGAAAGAATCGTGACTTGAAGtcattcttcattttgcttcttAAATAAAGTATCTTGTATCCCTTCTCAGCTTCTATTCAGGATTAATTAgaacagtaaaaaacaaaaaacaacagaaagccaCAACACTTCCAAATATTAAtgttaactgaaaaaaaaccactttaGGATTCTAAGCTGATGAGTTGTCAAGCTcctaaaatattcagaagaaaacactttttgtCATAAAAGCAATCCTACAGCTCCAGCAAATACAGATCAAGCACTACATTTATAATTCTGCTCTCTCAAAAAGTATGCCAGCCTATCAAAAAAGGagttttttaaataagcaggAATAGCTAATTATCTCTACAAGAACTGTTCCTTAAACAGATTTCTACTCATTTCAGTGCTAAGATCATAGAACTGAGTAAAGCTGAGCCACCATCACCTCTCCAGCTATTTCCTAGATTTCACTTCCATTGTAGGGgtactaaacaaacaaacaaaaaaaagctgtggTGACAACTACAAAATGTagacaaaaataagaacaaagttaattttctctcttctgcctcATGTATCACACCAAAGACAGATGCTATATATAAAACAGAACTATTTGAAAGGCTACCTGGTCTCCCCTTCTGGCAAGGACAACTTACTGCTGAAATCATTGAGTCAGTATTACCAGCACATCTTCAACCAGTCTCTCCTGCTACGTTGAAGAAGATACCAATAAACCTAAAATACCAGTTTAGCTCCCTATTGAAGCCTCATCGAGATGAAGGTGAATACCAAACTAGCTTTTCTATCGCCAATGTCAGTTTGGCTGAAGACAATCCTTTGGCAAGTCTTCCCTTCTTCCAGGGAAAAGGAGATGGCTTCCTAATCACCATTTTCAGTTACAGTTACTAACAGCAGCCTTTGTATTCTGGAACTTGACTACTCAGCTATATATTTATCAAGGTTTTGGTTCCgggatttttgtttggttaGAAAGATGATCttgaatgtcttttccaacatcagtgattctatgattctacgatttgCATCATCTCCCATACAATTTCAGCAAATGCATCAACCATCAGGGCTACCATTCATACTAATTAAACTCCCTTGTCAATTCTTACAGGAAAAGCACTGACATAACCAGACACCTGTTGTCCAACACAGACCATTCACAGCATGACAACACAGCATTATGGAGCTGGTGAAAACCTGGGTAAAGCCAAGGAGCAGACATCACATACACCAAAGGCAGCAAAAACATATTAAAGCCTGCCCAGAGCAGAGTTCTGCTCTGAGTCTCTGCTCAGTGGGTACCTCCAGATAAGTCCTGCCAAATGCCACGCTTGCATCACCTCAATTCTATGCAGAATATCACAAAAATTCTATGCAGAAATTACTATGCAAACAAGCATTTCAGTGAACAAAGCCAGGCAGTGAAACACAAATAGCTTTTAACTGAAATGCTGTTAAAACCAAGATCTCAGATATGATAGCAACCACTAAAGATGCCTCACTGCAGTAAATCCCACGCTGAACACAATGCTACTCAGGGTAAAGAGTAGCAGGGTGGTGGTATCCTGTAGAGAGATTAGAAGATCTGGGAAACCCTGCTTaattatttctatggaaatcaTACCAGAATTAAATTTCAGACAGCTCCCTTACTTCTGTAGCCCACCCTGTTGCTAGAAAAAGgacaaagcacagagaaaatttGTGAACTCTCTATTTGTCAACACCTTTGTTCAAGGTTTGGAGCAGTGATAGCAGGAAGGACCATCAGTAGGCTTGCTCACTGTAGTGCTCAGGCAGGACACCATCACACCTACCATCTCCCTTTCTTGTCCTGCCACATGgtgaaaaatatattccatCACACATCCCCTAAGTGCTGCAACCACAAAATTGGCAGCACTCAAGCCATTATATTTCATGATTACAGTTGAAGACTCCTCAGTGTAAGCAACTATCTTCAAATTCACAAAAATGAAAGCGCAGACTGAATAATGAACAAGTAATATAACCTAAGGATAACATTACCCATTAAGTGAACTCTGTACTATTTTAGTTGTTTAAAATTCTAATCAGGCTAATTATGCTCAGAGGAAATTGGGATTAACAGACAAACAAATACTTTTGGAGCCAGTATTTCCTGAATAAAGATACTGGTTTGAACAGATCTTGAGTACCAAgatgggttgtttttgtttgttttttagaaaaaaaaaacttcagccTTTGGTGTCTGTTCTTAGGCTAATAGCACAGCTTGTTTCCCTTTTGACCTCAGCAACATCTTTTACCATAGCTTGACATGTAACAGCAACATACGTTATAGTTAACTACAATATTTTACAATGCCTACTGTAAAGTCCTAAGgtgattatttttcaaaactttaGAATCACTTATTGctcaaaaaaaaagccaaagtcTACAATTTCTTCAGATAAAGAATAATATCAGTAAGTAcagactgcatttttaaaaaggaagcatttaTTAACTGAAGTTATACAAGATAAAAGCATCTGCGGGCACAGCAAGTTTGACAGTCCCCCACCCTCAACAGTACACGgtgaaaacaaatacaagtgAACTTCACAGACCATACCCACAGTGAGGTAGAACATTCATTACAGATGGTAATGTTAGTTTATAGTCCTTGGCAGTAATTTATGTTGTTGAAACTCCTACAGAAAGAAACCACTAGCTTCTTTTGCCCACTGTCTCCATGGCTATGACTTCTCTGGGAACACACACGGCCACCTTGCCAGGCGAGTGACATCTTCCCTGGGATATCCGCAATGTGCAGCAGTGATGATAGTCCCCAGCCAGAAGGAGTGCACACCATACTGCTCCaggggcagccccagcagcctaAGGGCCCATCTGAGAACAATCAGAAATCCCCTCTTTGTTACAGGTACGTTGTCCCTGTGCACAAAGAGTGGCCCTTCCAGCCTTGAACGCACAGCCAAAAAGCTCCGGAGGGCCAGGACAGGGCACACCCACGGCTCTCCTGACAGAGCAAGGCTGATGATGGGTCTCTCCTGGTTGACAGGAGAGTTATGCAGGCGAAACGCCACCCTGCTTTCTGTCATCTGCATGTCCCTCAGGTAGAGCAGTTCAGGCTGCAGTACATTACGGTGCTTTGCCACCACCTCTCCTATTCGAAGTGCACCAAAAAAAGCCACAGTGAACAATGCACGGAACAGTAAGCATTCATAATGGGATACACACACAGATTCCAGAGCTCCTAAAAGAGATCGTAGCATCTCAATTGTTATAGGAGCATATTTTTCTCTCAGGATGCCCACTCGATGTCTCAACCCCATTACCATCCAGCGGGTTATAGCATCTTCCAGAGGGTCAGGGTTACCAGACAGTCTTGATAAGTAAGACAAAGCTGCCACATACACCAATGTTTTTGAGGAGGAGTAAAGAGACTCCACAGCTAAAAATCCCCTAACTTGATCCACTGGAATGGGCCAAGCTGCAGGCATTCCCATGTTCTTCCTAAAGGCGAGAAAT
Above is a window of Meleagris gallopavo isolate NT-WF06-2002-E0010 breed Aviagen turkey brand Nicholas breeding stock chromosome 4, Turkey_5.1, whole genome shotgun sequence DNA encoding:
- the LOC104910790 gene encoding uncharacterized protein LOC104910790 — protein: MSCSSRAASGTAAASPFWEMLALLAQEPGVEWLKLSLAGQAAVPLPCRTGQRTACRTRAVGRPGGSGRCGELGAAAGREANYPWKHSLGPQPLKTLLLLECSGDVRLWQAYLEGLKKFLAFRKNMGMPAAWPIPVDQVRGFLAVESLYSSSKTLVYVAALSYLSRLSGNPDPLEDAITRWMVMGLRHRVGILREKYAPITIEMLRSLLGALESVCVSHYECLLFRALFTVAFFGALRIGEVVAKHRNVLQPELLYLRDMQMTESRVAFRLHNSPVNQERPIISLALSGEPWVCPVLALRSFLAVRSRLEGPLFVHRDNVPVTKRGFLIVLRWALRLLGLPLEQYGVHSFWLGTIITAAHCGYPREDVTRLARWPCVFPEKS